The Sphingobacterium bambusae genome includes a window with the following:
- a CDS encoding BamA/TamA family outer membrane protein, with protein MRKYIFLFICYCYSGIAVGQTADSVIADIAPEYDKVSMTHRFWLGDSYRKLYNTPVRMRFVDLAKEHGGMEVVKLGGGMQTQSLRLRDALGREWVLRSIQKYPERSLPESLRKTIAKDIVQDQISIAHPFGALTVPPFNRALDIPHAAPELVFVGDDERLGEYRSIFKNRAYMLEPRMPFEDVKTDNTTKVIRKVLEDNDTQIDQKLTLRARLLDFVLGDWDRHEDNWRWDPEKEKGKKIYTPVPRDRDKVYYKTSGVFPLLLSYQWLKAHLQPYSPHIRNVPHWNFNARHFDRFFLNHLSRAQWEKEITAFQETLTDSLIQSAMLQMPDTIVALSAAEITTNIKSRREDLMVSGMAYYESLARYVDIPLSAKSEFIEVDFEKDGRISLDIHNKKKDGTAGRRIFKRDFLPEETEEVRIYGLSGDDEYRLKGRGKSSIKLRLIGGDGFDKFSASQAFTNARKVYIYDSKDTSANSFAIDQAVHYRLKNDTAVHNYTYDSFVYDRKGVVVDFNYGVDRGLILGLGYLIENQGFRKSPYAYRHLLKASYLTGRESFIVDYQGMYKQLIGDHDLSIHLRSLGPFNQNNFFGYGNESSFDKSDGRSISYYRNRYDLVNLDVLLENPLSEQVKLIYGLSSELYHSEEEANQGRFFEDFHRQFPDEPLYGTMFFTGFTAGVDVDTRDNKANAKSGYHFSSRLEWKAAVRGERRQYGRFSNALSIYKTLMHDYLTIANRTGVDAVFGNPYFYQHAAIGGENSLRGYNSRRFAGKTAVYNNFETRLKLFSFSSYLLPGTVGAIGFYDIGRVWMSEESSDRWHMGYGGGLYFSPGDLLIVQAAMGFSREAALPYIRVGLSF; from the coding sequence ATGAGAAAATATATATTTCTATTCATATGTTATTGCTATTCTGGGATTGCTGTAGGGCAGACCGCAGACAGCGTGATAGCTGATATTGCGCCCGAATATGATAAAGTCAGTATGACTCATCGCTTTTGGCTGGGCGATAGCTACCGCAAATTATATAATACGCCTGTAAGAATGCGTTTTGTTGATCTGGCAAAGGAGCATGGAGGCATGGAGGTGGTAAAGCTGGGCGGTGGAATGCAAACCCAGTCTTTGCGGCTTCGAGATGCGTTGGGGCGCGAGTGGGTACTTCGGTCAATCCAAAAGTATCCCGAACGTAGCCTGCCGGAGAGCTTGCGAAAGACCATTGCTAAGGATATTGTTCAAGATCAGATATCCATTGCTCATCCTTTTGGGGCTTTAACCGTACCTCCTTTCAACCGTGCGTTGGATATCCCGCATGCGGCACCCGAGCTAGTCTTTGTTGGGGATGATGAGCGACTGGGTGAATACCGTTCGATTTTCAAGAATCGAGCGTATATGCTCGAGCCGCGCATGCCTTTCGAAGATGTAAAAACAGATAATACGACCAAGGTTATTCGAAAGGTACTGGAAGATAATGATACGCAGATTGATCAAAAACTGACGCTTCGCGCACGTTTGTTGGACTTTGTGCTGGGTGATTGGGATCGGCACGAAGATAACTGGCGTTGGGACCCAGAAAAGGAGAAAGGAAAAAAAATCTATACCCCGGTGCCCCGAGATCGGGACAAAGTGTATTATAAAACCTCCGGAGTGTTTCCACTATTGTTGTCATACCAGTGGCTCAAAGCACATTTGCAGCCTTACAGCCCACATATCCGCAATGTTCCGCATTGGAATTTCAATGCACGACACTTTGATCGCTTTTTTTTGAATCATCTGAGTCGCGCACAGTGGGAAAAAGAAATAACAGCATTTCAGGAGACATTAACAGATTCGCTGATACAATCAGCTATGTTGCAAATGCCTGATACGATTGTTGCACTCAGCGCGGCAGAGATAACCACTAATATTAAATCGCGACGTGAAGACTTGATGGTCTCCGGTATGGCGTATTACGAATCGCTTGCCCGTTATGTCGACATTCCCTTGTCTGCAAAATCCGAATTTATTGAGGTCGATTTTGAGAAAGATGGCCGCATTAGTTTGGATATCCACAATAAGAAGAAAGATGGGACTGCCGGGAGACGTATATTTAAGCGAGATTTCTTACCAGAGGAAACGGAAGAAGTACGTATTTACGGTCTATCGGGAGATGACGAATATCGCTTGAAGGGTAGGGGTAAATCTTCGATTAAGCTACGTCTGATTGGTGGTGATGGTTTTGATAAATTTAGTGCAAGCCAAGCCTTCACGAACGCAAGGAAAGTTTATATATACGATAGCAAAGATACCTCAGCTAATTCTTTTGCTATTGATCAAGCGGTGCACTACCGGTTGAAGAACGACACTGCGGTGCATAATTACACCTATGATAGCTTTGTGTATGATCGGAAAGGTGTGGTTGTCGATTTTAATTATGGCGTTGATCGAGGACTTATTTTGGGCTTGGGCTACCTTATCGAAAACCAAGGCTTTCGGAAGAGCCCCTACGCTTATCGGCACTTGCTTAAGGCGAGTTATTTGACGGGACGCGAATCTTTTATTGTAGATTATCAAGGTATGTACAAACAGTTGATTGGCGATCATGATCTGTCTATACATCTTCGCTCACTCGGACCTTTTAACCAGAACAATTTTTTCGGTTACGGCAATGAATCGTCCTTCGATAAATCTGATGGACGTTCGATATCTTATTACCGAAATCGCTATGATCTCGTTAACTTGGATGTGCTACTGGAAAATCCGCTTTCCGAACAGGTTAAATTGATCTATGGCCTGTCATCGGAGTTATATCACAGCGAAGAAGAAGCGAATCAAGGTCGGTTCTTTGAAGATTTTCATAGGCAATTTCCGGACGAACCCTTGTATGGTACAATGTTTTTTACAGGCTTTACGGCCGGGGTTGATGTCGATACACGAGACAACAAAGCTAATGCGAAATCGGGATATCACTTCAGTAGCCGTCTTGAATGGAAGGCCGCGGTACGTGGTGAAAGACGACAATATGGGCGATTTAGCAACGCATTGAGCATCTATAAAACGCTGATGCACGATTACCTCACCATCGCTAACCGAACGGGGGTAGATGCAGTTTTCGGAAACCCTTATTTTTATCAGCATGCAGCAATAGGAGGTGAGAACAGCCTCCGTGGATACAACTCACGCCGTTTCGCTGGAAAAACAGCCG